The window TCGCCATGAGCGAAGCTTCCGCCGCGATCGTGTCTCCTTGGTTACGTCGATTCTGCTGCGGCAGAAACTCCATGGCGTAGTAAACCCCCTTCGACGCGCGGCCCGGAATTGGCAGGTCGCGTGGCTTGGTCGAGCCCACGCAAAACAAAATCGCGTCGTAGTCGCGGCGCAGATCCTCGACCGGCACATTGCGGCCGACATGGGCGTTGCACTCAAACCGCACCCCTTCGGCCTTCATCTGTTCCACCCGCCGCCATACGCGCCACTTCTCCAGCTTGAAATCGGGGATGCCGTACATCAACAGCCCCCCCGGCCGGTCAGCCCGCTCGAACACGGTGACCAGGTGCCCGGCTCGGTTGAGTTGCTGGGCCGCGGCCAAGCCCGCCGGACCGCTGCCAATCACCGCCACGCGCTTGCCGGTGCGAGTCGCGGGCGGCTCGGGCACGATCCAGCCTTCGTCGAAGCCGCGATCCGAGATCGCCATCTCGATGCTCTTGATGGCCACCGGATCTTCGTTGATCCCTAGCACGCAGGCCGATTCGCACGGCGCGGGGCAGACGCGGCCGGTGAATTCTGGAAAATTGTTCGTGGCGTGCAGCCGCGCCGAAGCGTCTTGCCAGTGACCGCGATATACCAGGTCGTTCCAATCAGGAATGATGTTGCCCAGCGGGCAGCCGGTATGGCAAAACGGCACGCCGCAATCCATGCAGCGAGCGCCTTGCGCGCGCATTTCCTCTTCGCCCAGCACCACCAGAAATTCGTTGAAGTGCTTCAGCCGCTCGGCCACTGGGGCCTTATGGTGATGGTCGCGCTGGTACTTCATGAATCCGCGAACTTCACCCACGGCTCACCTCCTGCAATTCGGCGGCCGGCATGGTTGCATGCTGCTGCATCGAGTTCTCTTTCTTCATCTCATTCAAGGCGCGTTTGTAATCGATTGGCATGACCTTGACGAACTTGCCGAGCAATTCGTCCCAGTTGTCAAGCACGTTTTGCCCGCGGGCGCTGCCGGTGTAGTCCACATGTTTGCGAATCAAGGCCCGGACGGCGATTTGCTCCGCAGGGTCGACAAACGACTCCAGTTCGACCATTTCGGTATTCACCCGGTTGGCGAAGTCGCCGCTCTCGTCCAGCACGTAGGCGATGCCGCCGCTCATGCCCGCCGCGAAGTTGCGCCCCGTGTGACCTAGAATGATCGCCCGGCCGCCGGTCATGTACTCGCAACCGTGGTCTCCCACCCCCTCCACGACGGCGGTGGCGCCGCTGTTACGAACGCAGAATCGTTCGCCCGCCTGCCCCCGCAGATACATCTCGCCGGCCGTGGCGCCATAAAGCACCACGTTGCCCGCGATGATGTTGTCTTCGGCCGCAAAGGTGCTTTCTCGCGGGGGATACACAATGATCTTGCCGCCTGAGAGTCCCTTGCCGCAGTAATCGTTGACATCCCCTTCGACGCGGACGGTGACGCCCGGAACCGCGAACGCCGCCAGGCTCTGCCCCGCGCTGCCGCGCAGGTTGAGCTGAATGGTGTCTTCTGGCAGTCCCTTCGCGCCATGACGTTTGGTTACCTCGCCCGAAAGCACGGCGCCGACCGTGCGGTTCACATTGCGAATCG is drawn from Pirellulales bacterium and contains these coding sequences:
- a CDS encoding glutamate synthase subunit beta, with product MKYQRDHHHKAPVAERLKHFNEFLVVLGEEEMRAQGARCMDCGVPFCHTGCPLGNIIPDWNDLVYRGHWQDASARLHATNNFPEFTGRVCPAPCESACVLGINEDPVAIKSIEMAISDRGFDEGWIVPEPPATRTGKRVAVIGSGPAGLAAAQQLNRAGHLVTVFERADRPGGLLMYGIPDFKLEKWRVWRRVEQMKAEGVRFECNAHVGRNVPVEDLRRDYDAILFCVGSTKPRDLPIPGRASKGVYYAMEFLPQQNRRNQGDTIAAEASLMATGKDVVIIGGGDTGSDCTGTSNRHGAASVTQFELLPRPDDLGDFPRREERPQATPWPQWTMMLRTSTSHEEGCDRHWSILTEEFLADEQGNVKSLRTVEVEWKPDAQGRQQMHKIAGSEKVWPCQLVLLAMGFLGPEPDGAVAQLGLELDQRGNIQCDANYMASVPGVFAAGDARRGQSLVVWAIHEGREAARAVDHYLMGVSNLPSVAAGDYAYR